The genomic segment ATTCTGTATTGAGGCAGACATACGCGAATTGGGAAATGATAGTAGTGGATGACGGTTCGAAAGATAATAGTGCCGAAATTATAAATGAATATGTCCGGCGCGACAAGCGGATTGTATTGCTGAGGCAAGCTAATGGCGGTTCTGCTTCTGCCCGAAACAATGGGATAAGAAATGCAAAAGGACAATATATTGCTTTGCTGGATGCTGACGATTTATGGGAACCTGATTTTCTGGAAAGCCAACTCGCCCTGATGAAACGGAAGAGTGCTATAGTGGTACATGCCTCCTACAAACGGATTAATGAGAACTCGGAAGAAATATTGCGTCCTTATCGAGCTAAAGAAGTAGTGACCTATAGACAGATGCAAATGACAAATCATATTGCCTGTTTGACTGGTTTGTATGATAGTTCTGTGTATGGAAAAATTTATTTGAAAGAGGAGTTAAAAAGTATCAGGGATGATTATGCCTATTGGCTTGACATTGTGAAGTTGGCAGGTAAGTCGTATGGTAATCAAGAGGTATTGGCGAGTTATCGGGTGATGGCGTCTTCTACAACAGGCAAGAAAAAGAAACTGGTTAAAGCACAATTCCTTTTTTATTATCGCTATCAAAAGTTGGGCATGTTGAGGAGCCTATTATATACTGTGTACTGGGGAATTCTTGGATTCATTAAGTTTTATAAGTAATGAAGTTGCTGATGTTCCAAAAAGTCGTATAGTATAGCGAATAAAGAAAAGGAATCTCTTTATTCGCTATACAGTGGATATTTTTTTCATTGTGCATCGCTTCAGCATTTCTGCTTTTCATATAGAATATGTAAAATTGGATGTTAACAAATTATGGGTATGGATAATGTGAATCAAAAAATAATTGATACTCAAAGAGTAATTAATTATATCAATTCTTTTTTGGACAATGTCAGGGTAGAGGACATTATCCAGAACTCCGGTGCCGATAAGCTACGTGTATATCCGGCTTTATTTGAATTGGAACAAAGTGGTTTTCTTGAAGTGGTGGAACGGGAAGAGCTTGGAGCACCGTTGATAGTCAGGAAAAGGAAAAACAGATAAACGACAGGTAACAGCGGTTATTATGTTTTAGGCGCAGCCGGGATTGCTTCGATTTAGCAATTCCGGCTGTTTTTGTTTAAATTCTTGATATAGAATGAGTATTTATAAGACTTTCGATAATTGAACTTAAACGATAAAATTCACTTATAAGTTATTTATTCTAATAATAATTATTACTTTTGTAACAAAAATAGTGGCCAGTGAAAGTTGAGTTAGTTGATTTAGAAGAGTTTTCAGGGAACAAAGCACACATTTATTCTGTTTTGTTAGATGATGCGGAAGACACATTGTTCGATCAATTTGTAGAAGAAAACGGTCCTTTATACCCTAATGAAATTAGAGAGATTGTGAAAGAACTAATAGCTATGGGGAATAAAGTAGGATGCCAGGAACACTTTTTTAAGTTGAATGAAGGAAGGTTAGGGGATGGTGTGGCTGCTGTATGGGCTAAGAGGATCAGAGTTTATTGTTTGCGCTATGGTTCATCTTTAATTATACTGGGAGGAGGTGGCTATAAGTCTCCAAGTATAAGGGCTTATCAAGAAGATCCTGTTTTGTCAGGAAAAGTTGAAGAAATAAAGCGGATAGCAGAATTGATAAACGAGCGCATAAAAGAGAAAGATTTAAAATTAAACGAAGACGGAATTATTTCCGGAGAACTTATTATAAATGATTATGAGGAAAATTAAAAAAGGGACTTTTTTAGACTTGATATTGTCTGATATATCAGAAGATGAAGTGCGAAGAACTGCATCCAAGATGGCAATTGCCGCTAAAATAGCCAAGACATTAGAAAAACGCAATATGAGCCAGAAAGAGTTTTCCAGAATACTGGGCAAGCGTCCCTCTGAAATATCTAAATGGTTGTCTGGGAAACATAACTTTACTACAGACACGTTATCGGATATAGAACATGCTTTAGATATTCATTTGCTTGATAATAGAGAGGAGGTTGCCTTTGAAAGTACAATTAATCATAGGATAACTATTGAGGTTAAACCTTCCCGAAAGAATATGTTTATACCTCAATACGAACAGGAGTCGTATAGTTATAACTATGATTTGGTTTCCTCACATAATTTATTATACAATTGATAATATGGCAAAAACAGTACCTGTAAATATAAAAATATCTTTGCTGAACCTTACAGAAACTCTTTATAGATTTAATTACGATTATGATTATTCTACGATTAAGCCAGATGATCTAAAAGTGGACTTTATTCATAGCTTTAAGAGTGATCAAGAAAAAGGAGAGTTTGGGGTAGAAGTTAAGGCAAGATATAAATCGGCTCACGATAATTGTGTTTTGGCTGAATTAGGTGTATACACCAATTTTAGGATTGATCCGTTTTCTGCCTTTATAAAGATGGAAACAGAGAAAGGCTTTGAAACAAATTTGCCGGATGCTTTGGAACATCTATGTGAAATTAATGTTGGAGCTTTGAGAGGTATCTTTTTTACAAAGTTGAAAGGGACTCCGTTAGAAAAGTATCTGATACCTTTAATTCCTATGAATGCAATAATATCACCTGCCAATATTAAAAAAGAGGAATGAAAATTCCTCTTTTTTTAATATCATTTTATTCTTACCACCCTGATCCCCGTAAACCTTTTATTATTTTTCAGCATCTGTGCCAATGTTTTTTGCGTAATAACCACCATTTTCCGGGTGGAAGAAGCATGAAGCAATTTCAATACTCCCTTTTCATAATAGGCAATTCCCATGTGGGCGACATCCAGACCCGGAACATTGGTTGTAATAGCTATAATATCGCCATTCTTTATCCAGCTAAAACCTTCGTCGGGAAGTTTGGCTTTGGGGATGTAATGGAATGTCTGTCCGGAAAGGGCTTTTTCTATACTCTCTATTTTGCTGACATTCTCGGGAGAAGACGCCAACTGCCTGTACGATTTGGGATGTGAGGACATGAAGTTGAGGGACAGCGCTATTGAATCGGGACTGTTGGCTGCGGTTACATCTTCCATAAAACCATGTTTGACACCGTTGTTTATCCAGTCGGCAATGTAGTGCAGGCGGGAAGTATAACCGTTGATCCTGCCGTCGCGATAGCGTATCTTTTGTAGAACTCTTGCATAGTCAGTCTTATCTATCGCTCCGTTCTTGACGGGGGAGAGTGACAGGGCAAGTACGTACTCCACAAAAGTGGTGCAATCCACTTCGTCGAAATTGACTACGAGCTTCTCCTCTTCGTTCACTTCCAGTGTATGTGCCACATAAGGTGTTTTGAGGAAGTTCAATCCATATTTCAGCATGGCATTGCCCGTTTCCTGTGCAGAAACGGACGATGCTATTGCTAAAGTACAGAACATGCAGAACAAGGATTTCATTGTCTTGCGGTTTAATATTGATATATCAGACTCTTGAAGTCCGTCTTCTTGTCGAATGGTACAATCGTGAAGCCATAGCTGATGCTATTCTGCTTGCCTGAATGTATCAGATAAGGCTCGTGTGCCAAAGCTCCCCAACTGTTGTCACCGCCTATGCCCATCATGCGGTAGTCTATGAAGAAATCCACCGAGGGAACGGCTTGCGGGTCGGTGAGGTGGCGATGATTGGTCTTGGCGGTGCGTGGAGCGCCGTTTTCTATGGAGTCGCCGCTGTCGAGACTTTCCAACGGATAATTGGACACGTTCATCTCGAAAGTGCGGTCGGCTACAAAGAGCAGGCCTTCTTTTGCCTTGCTGGTGAGTGTACACCAATATATGTCTGTCCGGTGATTGTTTTCCTGCGGGCGGACGTAGGGTTCGTACATGTCTTTGATGTCCGAGGTGTATTCACCGAAGAATTGCGAAGTGCGGCGGTCGCGGTAGTTTTCTTCCGGACCGCGTCCGTAGTAGGCCAGCGAAGTGATGCGTGCGGGAAGTTGCATGCGCAGTCCCACGCGCGGTATCATTGGCGCTTGGGCATTTTCGGCTACGAAGTGGTTGTTCACTTTGATAACGCCGTTGCTGTACACCTTGTATGTAATGTCCCAGCGGGCATCGGTCTGTGGAAAGCGGTAGGTCACTTTTACTGCT from the Bacteroides eggerthii genome contains:
- a CDS encoding glycosyltransferase family 2 protein is translated as MEKGLVSIVTPVYNGAKYVCETIDSVLRQTYANWEMIVVDDGSKDNSAEIINEYVRRDKRIVLLRQANGGSASARNNGIRNAKGQYIALLDADDLWEPDFLESQLALMKRKSAIVVHASYKRINENSEEILRPYRAKEVVTYRQMQMTNHIACLTGLYDSSVYGKIYLKEELKSIRDDYAYWLDIVKLAGKSYGNQEVLASYRVMASSTTGKKKKLVKAQFLFYYRYQKLGMLRSLLYTVYWGILGFIKFYK
- a CDS encoding helix-turn-helix domain-containing protein, encoding MRKIKKGTFLDLILSDISEDEVRRTASKMAIAAKIAKTLEKRNMSQKEFSRILGKRPSEISKWLSGKHNFTTDTLSDIEHALDIHLLDNREEVAFESTINHRITIEVKPSRKNMFIPQYEQESYSYNYDLVSSHNLLYN
- a CDS encoding N-acetylmuramoyl-L-alanine amidase-like domain-containing protein, coding for MKSLFCMFCTLAIASSVSAQETGNAMLKYGLNFLKTPYVAHTLEVNEEEKLVVNFDEVDCTTFVEYVLALSLSPVKNGAIDKTDYARVLQKIRYRDGRINGYTSRLHYIADWINNGVKHGFMEDVTAANSPDSIALSLNFMSSHPKSYRQLASSPENVSKIESIEKALSGQTFHYIPKAKLPDEGFSWIKNGDIIAITTNVPGLDVAHMGIAYYEKGVLKLLHASSTRKMVVITQKTLAQMLKNNKRFTGIRVVRIK